In the Henningerozyma blattae CBS 6284 chromosome 8, complete genome genome, one interval contains:
- the ARP6 gene encoding Arp6p (similar to Saccharomyces cerevisiae ARP6 (YLR085C); ancestral locus Anc_8.258): MDDLPIVIDNGSYEIKFGVSNSRIPFRAINAIAKDKYNTVYLSNQIKGIKDISSVNFRRPYELGQLTSWELESAIWDYCFYNPEEFDGFQLEDTSKKHLVISETCLSLPEFSRNIDHIIFEEYNYGSIYKSPVAGFIPFADLTKDVISISGKADDDDDDNNAKFQEQLVTNDLNTYISSEEPSVTKTAEYKDFQLIIDSGFNCTWIIPVIKGIPYYKAIKKMDIGGRFLTGLLKETLSFRHYNVTDETILVNNIKEKCLFVAPKSYAESFKLKNKTAVEYVLPDFHTTFMGYIKDNSKTKLPDNAQLITLKDELFSVTETIFHPEISRILKPGIIETIIESLSMLPEVIRPLMVNNIVCIGGNFNLPNFSKRLTSELQRQLPTDWTTHVYIPKIDAELFGWKAMAQFSDTDSYRKARITREEYMEHGVEWCTKHRFGYQNWI, encoded by the coding sequence atgGATGATCTACCAATTGTAATTGATAATGGTTCTTATGAGATCAAATTTGGAGTTTCGAATTCACGCATCCCATTTAGAGCTATAAATGCAATTGcaaaagataaatataatactgTCTACTTAAGCAATCAAATTAAAGGTATCAAAGATATTTCATCTGTTAATTTCCGGAGACCTTATGAATTAGGCCAGTTGACTTCATGGGAACTAGAGAGTGCCATATGGgattattgtttttataaCCCAGAAGAGTTTGATGGATTTCAATTAGAAGATACATCAAAAAAACATTTAGTGATTAGTGAAACATGTCTCTCTTTACCTGAATTTAGTAGAAATATCgatcatattatttttgaagaataCAATTATGGTAGTATTTATAAATCTCCCGTGGCAGGGTTTATACCATTTGCAGATCTAACAAAAGACGTTATCTCGATCTCTGGGAAAGCTGATGACGATGacgatgataataatgctaAATTTCAAGAACAACTAGTCACTAATGATTTGAatacatatatttcaaGTGAAGAACCTTCCGTTACGAAAACAGCGGAATATAAAGATTTTCAACTGATTATAGATTCTGGGTTTAATTGTACTTGGATTATACCAGTTATTAAAGGCATCCCATATTATAAAGctataaagaaaatggaTATTGGCGGACGGTTTTTAACTGGACTATTAAAAGAGACTTTATCCTTTAGACATTATAATGTTACTGATGAAACCATATtagttaataatattaaagaaaaatgttTATTTGTAGCACCAAAATCCTATGCAGaaagttttaaattgaaaaataaaactgcCGTTGAATATGTTTTGCCAGATTTCCATACTACATTTATGGgatatattaaagataattcCAAGACAAAATTACCCGATAATGCCCAATTAATTACATTGAAAGACGAATTATTTTCTGTTACTGAAACAATATTTCATCCTGAAATTTCAAGAATATTGAAGCCAGGGATCATTGAAACTATTATAGAAAGTCTATCAATGTTACCAGAAGTAATTAGGCCATTAATGGTTAATAATATAGTTTGCATTGGTGGTAATTTCAATCTCCCAAATTTTTCCAAGAGATTAACCTCTGAATTACAAAGACAATTACCAACTGATTGGACTACACATGTATATATTCCCAAGATTGATGCAGAATTATTTGGTTGGAAAGCCATGGCTCAATTTTCTGATACCGATAGTTATAGAAAGGCTAGAATTACAAGAGAGGAATATATGGAGCATGGGGTAGAATGGTGTACTAAACATAGATTTGGTTACCAGAACTGGATATAA